The proteins below come from a single Penaeus monodon isolate SGIC_2016 chromosome 23, NSTDA_Pmon_1, whole genome shotgun sequence genomic window:
- the LOC119588399 gene encoding arrestin homolog, which translates to MVNAVKVFKKTAPNGKITVYLGRRDFVDNTNSTEPVDGVILCDNDYLRGRKVFASVTVTYRYGREEDEVMGLNFSKVMQLTTQQVYPSADSREPTAVQERLVKKLGANAYPFAVTLPDTAPCSVQLHSGDDETGKPLGVIYELSVFVGDNSSEKPHKRNSVTLAVRKVQYSPISGTSRQPSTLVSKGFALSSGKINMEVTLDKDLYYHGDQVTATLNINNGSKKTVKSIKCSIIQHVEITMTNSHFTREVASLESKEGCPITPGTSLQKTFNLTPLASSNKSKVGIALDGKLKDSDANLASTTIVAAGRNVNDSCGIIVSYSMRVKANCGAIGGDLTADLCFKLMHPAPGGVSKARPDSGYTGGEDLEFEDFARLRRGMSVDQP; encoded by the exons ATGGTGAACGCCGTGAAAGTCTTCAAGAAAACCGCCCCCAATG GTAAGATCACCGTCTACCTAGGTCGCCGCGATTTCGTGGACAACACCAACTCGACCGAACCCGTTGATGGAGTCATACTCTGCGACAATGACTACCTCCGAGGCCGCAAGGTCTTCGCCTCC GTCACGGTCACGTACCGTTACGGTCGCGAGGAGGATGAAGTCATGGGCCTTAACTTCAGTAAGGTGATGCAGCTCACCACCCAGCAGGTGTACCCGAGCGCCGACTCCCGCGAGCCCACGGCCGTCCAGGAGCGCCTCGTGAAAAAGCTCGGGGCCAACGCCTACCCCTTCGCCGTGACGCTCCCCGACACCGCCCCCTGCTCCGTCCAGCTCCACTCGGGCGACGATGAGACG GGCAAACCCCTCGGCGTCATCTACGAACTCTCCGTCTTCGTGGGCGACAACTCCAGCGAGAAGCCCCACAAGCGGAACTCCGTCACCCTCGCCGTCAGGAAGGTGCAGTACTCCCCCATCTCGGGTACCTCGCGCCAGCCCAGCACCCTCGTGTCCAAGGGCTTCGCTCTCTCCTCCGGGAAGATCAACATGGAGGTGACGCTCGACAAGGACCTCTACTACCACGGGGATCAAGTGACTGCCACCCTCAACATCAACAACGGCAGCAAGAAGACAGTGAAGAGCATTAAGTGCAGCATCATCCAGCACGTCGAGATCACCATGACCAACAGCCACTTTACCCGCGAG GTGGCTTCCCTGGAATCGAAGGAGGGTTGCCCCATTACTCCAGGAACGAGTCTCCAGAAGACCTTTAACCTCACTCCTCTCGCCTCGTCCAACAAGAGCAAAGTCGGCATTGCTCTCGACGGCAAACTTA AGGATTCCGACGCCAACCTCGCCTCAACCACCATCGTCGCCGCGGGGAGGAACGTCAATGATTCCTGTGGTATTATCGTATCCTACTCCATGCGTGTAAAAGCTAACTGCGGTGCCATTGGAGGTGACCTGACCGCTGACCTGTGCTTCAAGCTGATGCACCCTGCCCCTG GTGGAGTCAGCAAGGCCCGTCCCGACAGCGGCTACACCGGCGGCGAGGACCTGGAGTTCGAGGACTTCGCTCGCCTCCGCCGCGGCATGTCCGTCGACCAGCCCTAG
- the LOC119588228 gene encoding craniofacial development protein 2-like, with the protein MVFGTVSVGSISGRSMELVDLMERRRINILCVQETKWKGEKAKEIGNGYKLFYYSTNNRRNGVGILLDPEMKKNELEVNRKSDRLMRVRIQVENRIINIVSAYAPQTGCEEEEKEEFWDNIERVIQNVPPSEVLRVGGDLNGHVGEGNTGSSECMGRHRVGIRNDDGDRIVDWETAGGMALVNTYFMKLEQQKITYKSGNNNTQIDYIACRRQQLKDGYSETHTEDTLVEMEWKDVHIETSIMRRLALTPERPSSYESKDYICNFTNVGHMYFV; encoded by the exons ATGGTGTTTGGGACAGTAAGTGTGGGAAGTATCAGTGGTAGAAGCATGGAACTAGTCGATCTGATGGAGCGCAGAAGAATCAACATATTATGCGTTCAGGAAACCAAATGGAAAGGTGAGAAGGCAAAAGAAATCGGTAATGGATATAAGTTGTTTTACTATAGTACGAACAACAGACGAAATGGGGTTGGAATCCTCTTGGACCCAGAGATGAAGAAGAACGAATTAGAAGTGAATCGAAAATCGGACAGGTTAATGAGAGTCAGGATACAAGTGGAAAATAGGATTATCAACATTGTCAGTGCCTATGCGCCTCAAACAGGAtgcgaggaagaggaaaaggaagaattttgGGATAACATCGAACGTGTTATACAGAATGTACCACCATCAGAAGTACTGCGGGTGGGTGGTGATTTGAATGGACATGTGGGCGAAGGCAACACAGGATCAAGTGAGTGCATGGGTAGGCATAGAGTAGGTATACGTAATGACGACGGCGACCGTATTGTAGACTGGGAAACAGCAGGAGGTATGGCATTAGTCAACACATACTTCATGAAACTAGAACAACAGAAGATTACCTACAaaagtggcaataataatacacagattGATTACATAGCATGCAGGAGGCAACAACTAAAGGAT GGATACAGTGAAACACACACGGAAGATACATTAGTGGAAATGGAATGGAAAGATGTACATATCGAAACCAGCATTATGAGACGCTTGGCACTGACTCCTGAGCGCCCAAGTTCATACGAGAGTAAAgattatatatgcaa TTTCACTAACGTGGGTCACATGTattttgtgtag